One Cellulosimicrobium protaetiae genomic region harbors:
- a CDS encoding AAA family ATPase: MSTMTPEQATWFAQTFDRLVGNVGQAVLGKAHVVRLTLTCMLSEGHILLEDAPGTGKTSLARALAASVQGTNNRIQFTPDLLPSDVTGVTIYDQKTGKFEFHQGPIFASIVLADEINRASPKTQSALLEVMEEGRVTVDGVGHEVGRPFMVIATQNPIEQAGTYRLPEAQLDRFLMKASIGYPDHASTVEILSGAAVRDRSKTLQPLITTQAVTEMAELAARVHVDGAVLEYVSRLAEETRNAPEVRVGVSVRGALALVRCAKVWAAAHGRNYVLPDDVKELAQPAWAHRLVLDPEAEFAGATNEAVLGRLLADVAAPQERRSA; the protein is encoded by the coding sequence ATGAGCACGATGACCCCCGAGCAGGCCACCTGGTTCGCTCAGACCTTCGACCGCCTCGTCGGCAACGTCGGCCAGGCCGTCCTCGGCAAGGCGCACGTGGTGCGCCTGACCCTGACGTGCATGCTCTCCGAGGGCCACATCCTCCTCGAGGACGCGCCGGGCACCGGCAAGACGTCGCTCGCGCGGGCCCTCGCGGCGAGCGTCCAGGGCACGAACAACCGCATCCAGTTCACGCCCGACCTCCTCCCGTCCGACGTCACGGGCGTGACGATCTACGACCAGAAGACCGGGAAGTTCGAGTTCCACCAGGGCCCGATCTTCGCGTCGATCGTCCTGGCGGACGAGATCAACCGCGCGTCCCCGAAGACGCAGTCGGCGCTCCTCGAGGTCATGGAGGAGGGCCGGGTCACGGTCGACGGCGTGGGCCACGAGGTCGGCCGCCCGTTCATGGTCATCGCGACGCAGAACCCGATCGAGCAGGCCGGCACCTACCGCCTCCCCGAGGCCCAGCTCGACCGCTTCCTCATGAAGGCGTCGATCGGGTACCCCGACCACGCGTCGACGGTCGAGATCCTGTCCGGCGCCGCCGTGCGCGACCGCAGCAAGACGCTCCAGCCGCTCATCACCACGCAGGCCGTGACCGAGATGGCCGAGCTCGCCGCGCGGGTCCACGTCGACGGTGCCGTCCTCGAGTACGTCTCCCGCCTCGCCGAGGAGACGCGCAACGCGCCGGAGGTGCGCGTCGGCGTCTCGGTCCGCGGTGCGCTCGCTCTCGTGCGCTGCGCGAAGGTCTGGGCCGCCGCCCACGGGCGCAACTACGTGCTGCCCGACGACGTCAAGGAGCTCGCGCAGCCGGCGTGGGCGCACCGTCTCGTCCTCGACCCGGAGGCCGAGTTCGCCGGCGCCACGAACGAGGCGGTGCTCGGCCGTCTCCTCGCCGACGTCGCGGCGCCGCAGGAGCGACGCTCCGCCTGA